The Kluyveromyces marxianus DMKU3-1042 DNA, complete genome, chromosome 6 genome window below encodes:
- the AO-I gene encoding copper amine oxidase 1, whose translation MTKHIFDPISDDEIRTTTKLLKDLNGDAKVHFAQIDRLDPPKKQAIEYLNIERYGGGDLPYIPRRTYAYYYLNDKMPLFKAICNVSENHVICNVETPEGTVGPLLPDDMAKAEEAIMKHPIVLAEIAKLKLDDLYYTHARLGKLKYKVVCEPWMYGTDGPNDKIPLVQAYMYMKLDHPDANHYSIPLKFSPVFEYLSLKFVRMDYLPSGADELYVKDTLPYKPVPTVEYHPDVIEDYKEREGLKPLLIQQPEGASFSIDGTKIEWQGWEFRIATNVREGFALYDIHFKGRSICYRASLEEMTVPYLDPRAPYHRKQAFDLGDCGFGNTANSLALGCHCLGVVKYLDTRRADAEGNPVLIPSTICMHEQDYGLLFLHQNYRTGSSITTRRREFVVQTIATVANYEYIINLIFDQAGAITVQVRATGILSTMPNDLGCVTDYATPVGPGVTAAYHQHLLSFRFDMRLDGDKNTVVYDDYVPMEENTSLNPYNVGGVQKRTFVEKSGYIDQSPFTNRTYKVINENSINPVTNKPVGYKFEMPAKQMILASKDSYNVKRAHYATKQIWVTKYADDRMYAAGEFTNQSTEDKGLKVWADGSESVRNTDIVVWPTLALTHPPVTEQFPVMTSDFLQFLVTPASFFTHNPALDVPLANNNFNKSVYYEDATKNAEKPSSGCCKM comes from the coding sequence ATGACCAAACATATTTTTGACCCAATctctgatgatgaaatcaGAACAACTACCAAGCTTTTGAAGGACTTGAATGGCGATGCTAAGGTTCACTTTGCCCAAATCGACAGATTGGACCCACCAAAGAAGCAAGCCATTGAGTACTTGAACATTGAAAGGTACGGTGGGGGTGATCTGCCATACATTCCCAGAAGGACGTACGCATACTACTACTTGAACGACAAGATGCCATTGTTCAAAGCTATCTGTAACGTTAGTgaaaatcacgtgatttgCAACGTTGAAACCCCAGAAGGTACCGTTGGTCCATTGTTGCCAGACGACATGGCCAAGGCCGAAGAAGCCATCATGAAGCACCCAATCGTGCTCGCTGAAATCGCCAAGCTCAAGCTTGACGATTTATACTACACTCACGCAAGATTGGGTAAGTTGAAGTACAAAGTTGTCTGTGAGCCATGGATGTACGGTACTGACGGACCAAATGACAAAATCCCATTGGTGCAGGCCTACATGTACATGAAGTTAGACCATCCAGATGCTAACCACTACTCTATTCCATTGAAGTTTTCTCCTGTGTTTGAATACTTGAGCTTGAAGTTCGTCAGAATGGACTACTTGCCTTCTGGTGCTGACGAATTATATGTTAAGGACACTTTGCCATACAAGCCAGTTCCAACAGTCGAATACCATCCAGATGTCATTGAAGATTACAAGGAGCGTGAAGGCTTGAAGCCATTGCTCATTCAACAACCGGAAGGTGCTTCTTTCTCCATTGATGGTACTAAGATCGAATGGCAAGGCTGGGAATTTAGAATTGCAACTAATGTTAGAGAAGGGTTTGCCCTTTATGACATTCACTTCAAGGGCAGATCAATCTGTTACCGTGCCAGTTTGGAAGAAATGACCGTGCCATACTTGGATCCAAGAGCTCCATACCATAGAAAGCAAGCCTTTGATCTCGGTGACTGTGGTTTCGGTAACACCGCCAACTCTTTGGCCTTAGGTTGTCACTGTTTGGGTGTCGTTAAATACTTGGACACCAGAAGAGCTGACGCCGAAGGTAACCCAGTATTGATTCCATCCACCATTTGTATGCATGAACAAGATTATggtttgttgttcttgcaTCAAAACTACAGAACAGGTTCCTCTATCACCActagaagaagagaattcGTCGTCCAAACCATCGCTACTGTTGCTAACTACGAATACATTATCAACTTGATCTTTGACCAAGCTGGTGCTATCACAGTCCAAGTCAGAGCTACTGGTATCCTATCTACCATGCCAAATGACTTGGGTTGTGTTACCGATTACGCTACCCCAGTTGGTCCAGGTGTCACTGCCGCTTACCATCAACATTTGTTGTCCTTCAGATTTGACATGAGATTAGACGGTGACAAAAACACAGTAGTCTACGACGACTACGTCCCAATGGAAGAGAACACTTCCCTAAACCCATACAACGTTGGTGGTGTTCAAAAGAGAACATTTGTCGAAAAGTCTGGTTACATCGACCAATCTCCTTTCACCAACAGAACTTACAAGGTCATCAATGAAAATTCCATTAACCCTGTCACCAACAAACCAGTTGGTTACAAGTTTGAAATGCCAGCAAAGCAAATGATCTTGGCATCTAAGGATTCTTACAACGTCAAGAGAGCTCACTATGCTACTAAGCAAATTTGGGTTACCAAATATGCTGACGACAGAATGTACGCTGCTGGTGAGTTCACCAACCAATCTACCGAAGACAAAGGTCTCAAAGTCTGGGCTGATGGTTCCGAATCCGTTAGAAACACTGATATTGTCGTCTGGCCAACTTTGGCTTTGACCCATCCTCCAGTCACAGAACAATTCCCAGTCATGACTTCTGACTTCTTGCAATTCTTGGTTACTCCAGCTTCATTCTTCACACATAACCCAGCTCTAGATGTTCCATTAGCAAACAACAATTTCAACAAGTCCGTCTACTACGAAGATGCCACCAAGAATGCTGAAAAGCCATCTTCTGGTTGTTGCAAGATGTAA
- the IRC21 gene encoding Irc21p, giving the protein MLPPRQPGCSTLAPPPGSDAPNKRGRAKVVLKPGHGPLDWQHLQQTKGMKGELVHGVNSQIPPFRIQPPLRVNKEILLANKENFWCVLNRKVYCIKDYLSFHPGGEVILKQCAGKDATALFNRYHRWVNYEKLLETCLIGIYVG; this is encoded by the coding sequence ATGCTTCCACCTAGACAACCAGGATGCTCCACAttagcaccaccaccaggATCAGATGCACCAAACAAGCGTGGCAGAGCTAAAGTCGTGTTAAAACCGGGCCATGGGCCTCTCGATTGGCAACACTTACAACAGACAAAAGGAATGAAAGGAGAGTTGGTACACGGAGTAAATAGCCAGATCCCCCCATTTAGGATACAACCTCCCCTCCGTGTAAACAAAGAGATCCTTCTTGCgaataaagaaaacttCTGGTGCGTTCTCAATAGGAAAGTGTACTGTATCAAGGATTACTTGTCATTCCATCCGGGCGGTGAAGTAATCTTGAAGCAATGCGCGGGGAAAGACGCTACAGCACTATTTAACAGGTATCACAGATGGGTAAACTATGAAAAGTTACTCGAAACGTGTCTCATAGGTATATATGTCGGATGA
- the IXR1 gene encoding uncharacterized protein yields MNLNNPGHNEHQDLIYSGDQEHAQSHHGVPVSMQVQSPQSYHMLNGQQSVSQGGAGAGGAVPSQQGMQSSQAGTGHPQSGYSQYQFHNYFAPQTSPMGVGANTNDQSVSSLPLQMQMQMQMPGHQVSDAMLNQILAQFNQRQQNQPGSQQTQGQSQTQAQVQAQAQAQAQAQAQAQAQAHMQAQAQAQAQAQMQAQVQQNHQANNPMQQHYKQTAGQLSPRYYAQQQMMDPQVQIPSQFQFLGQSTSAGPQRRVDLVETTKQGKRGGANSSSPSTGASGNNKQNDPPVKKLSITQTRIAKRKELKKQGPKRPSSAYFLFSISIRSELLKQYPDAKVPELSKLSSSKWKSMTDEEKKPYFDQFKTNWEEYRIARKKYEETLPPKRPSGPFLQFTKDIRPLLVEEHPNKTLIEITKMIGEKWRSLDGPSKQKYTDSYKLKLKEWEASYAEHEATDEVEQ; encoded by the coding sequence ATGAATCTCAACAACCCAGGTCATAACGAACACCAGGATTTGATCTACTCCGGTGATCAAGAACACGCTCAAAGTCATCACGGTGTGCCTGTTTCTATGCAAGTGCAATCGCCCCAATCCTACCATATGCTCAATGGCCAGCAATCAGTGAGCCAGGGTGGTGCTGGAGCTGGAGGAGCAGTTCCCTCGCAACAGGGCATGCAGTCGTCTCAGGCAGGTACAGGTCATCCACAGAGTGGGTACTCTCAGTACCAATTCCACAACTATTTTGCTCCGCAAACATCGCCAATGGGCGTTGGGGCAAACACCAACGACCAGTCGGTCTCGTCTTTGCCCTTGCAGATGCAGATGCAGATGCAGATGCCGGGCCACCAGGTTTCTGACGCGATGTTAAACCAAATCTTGGCGCAGTTCAACCAGAGACAGCAGAACCAGCCAGGGTCCCAGCAGACCCAGGGCCAGTCGCAAACCCAAGCTCAGGTGCAAGCCCAGgcccaagcccaagcccaagcccaAGCTCAAGCCCAAGCCCAAGCTCACATGCAAGCTCAGGCTCAGGCTCAGGCTCAGGCCCAAATGCAAGCTCAGGTCCAGCAAAACCACCAGGCCAACAACCCAATGCAGCAGCATTACAAGCAAACAGCAGGCCAATTGTCCCCCAGGTACTACGCCCAGCAGCAGATGATGGATCCCCAGGTGCAGATTCCAAGCCAGTTCCAGTTCTTGGGCCAGTCCACGTCAGCAGGTCCTCAAAGACGCGTCGATCTCGTCGAGACGACGAAACAGGGCAAAAGAGGAGGCGCCAACTCTTCCTCTCCTTCCACCGGGGCCTCGGGAAACAACAAGCAGAACGACCCACCAGTCAAGAAACTATCCATCACCCAAACGCGTATCGCCAAGCGTaaggaattgaagaaacaaggGCCCAAGAGACCTTCTTCCGCGTacttcttgttctctaTATCTATCCGCTCGGAACTATTGAAGCAATACCCAGACGCAAAGGTCCCAGAACTCTCCAAACTGTCGAGTTCAAAGTGGAAGTCGATGACCGatgaggaaaagaaaccaTACTTTGACCAATTCAAGACCAATTGGGAAGAGTACAGAATCGCTAGAAAGAAGTACGAAGAAACCCTTCCTCCAAAGAGACCCTCGGGTCCATTCCTACAATTCACAAAGGATATACGACCATTACTTGTTGAGGAACACCCAAACAAAACCTTGATCGAAATTACTAAGATGATCGGTGAAAAATGGAGAAGTCTCGATGGTCCTTCCAAGCAAAAGTACACAGATTCCTACaaattgaagttgaaggaaTGGGAAGCATCCTACGCTGAACACGAAGCAACTGACGAGGTCGAACAGTAG